The following coding sequences are from one Paenarthrobacter ureafaciens window:
- a CDS encoding MOSC domain-containing protein yields the protein MKTASVLAVCRVHQLLPDLEGGVGVTAIDKRPVDGPVKVHKLGVHGDVQASRKHHGGEDQALYAYSQDDADYWSGELGRDIAPGTFGENLRVAGIETTGAVIGERWKIGLDLEVEVTSPRVPCATFQRVLKEPGWVKRFTEAGRVGTYLRVTKTGSVSAGDYIHRTFVPRHGITVGQWFSEPTPEMVQALLDAEADGEIRLQDDYHKEFAKVLRRNGL from the coding sequence ATGAAAACTGCTTCCGTTCTTGCTGTTTGCCGCGTGCACCAGTTGTTGCCGGACCTCGAAGGCGGCGTTGGGGTGACGGCGATCGACAAACGTCCTGTGGACGGACCGGTCAAAGTTCACAAGCTGGGTGTCCACGGGGACGTTCAGGCCAGCCGGAAGCACCATGGGGGAGAGGACCAGGCCCTCTACGCGTACTCCCAGGACGACGCCGACTACTGGTCGGGGGAGCTGGGGCGGGATATTGCCCCGGGGACCTTCGGCGAAAACCTGCGCGTGGCAGGAATCGAAACCACGGGAGCCGTCATCGGGGAACGGTGGAAGATCGGCCTGGACCTGGAAGTGGAAGTGACCTCGCCCCGGGTCCCTTGTGCCACCTTCCAACGCGTGCTGAAGGAACCCGGGTGGGTGAAGCGGTTCACCGAGGCCGGCCGGGTGGGGACCTACCTGAGGGTCACCAAGACCGGCAGCGTGTCCGCGGGCGACTACATCCACCGCACTTTTGTACCCCGGCACGGAATAACCGTGGGCCAGTGGTTCAGCGAGCCCACCCCGGAGATGGTCCAGGCCTTGCTCGACGCCGAGGCTGACGGGGAGATCCGGTTGCAGGACGATTACCACAAGGAGTTCGCGAAAGTCCTGCGACGCAACGGTCTCTAG
- a CDS encoding glutathionylspermidine synthase family protein yields the protein MRRLPSTPRPGWKNKIEEQGLVFSTTTMPDGRKIEYWNESAYYEFTMDEVETLEKTAEDMHAMCLEAAKYLATGAMGDIGIGMQALELAAESLQAGDMDIYGRFDFIYDGQGGPAKMLEYNADTPTGLIEASVAQWFWLQDAFPDKDQWNGIHEALIRQWQKLQFRTGMSTLHVAHSEAEESGEDWMTAAYMRDVASQGGWTTIGINMSDIGWDPNLNRFVDLDNFMISTIFKLYPWELMMKEPFGHRLLTRAHNPRWIEPAWKMLLSNKALLAALWHLYPGHENLLPAYLGGPGPLKEWVAKPLHGREGDNIKIHAPGIDIAQDGGYGREGWCYQQYHQLPDFDGNHPVLGLWVVDGESVGCGIRESDGPITDYFCRFVPNTIDAPAPQGAPPTSPYGAVL from the coding sequence GTGCGGCGGTTGCCCTCAACACCCCGGCCCGGCTGGAAGAACAAGATCGAAGAACAGGGCCTGGTTTTCTCCACCACCACCATGCCCGATGGCCGGAAGATCGAATACTGGAACGAATCGGCCTACTACGAATTCACCATGGACGAGGTGGAAACCCTCGAGAAGACGGCCGAGGACATGCACGCCATGTGCCTGGAGGCTGCGAAGTACCTGGCCACGGGCGCGATGGGAGACATCGGAATCGGGATGCAGGCGTTGGAGCTTGCGGCCGAATCTCTCCAGGCCGGAGACATGGACATCTACGGCCGCTTCGATTTCATCTATGACGGCCAGGGCGGCCCGGCCAAGATGCTGGAGTACAACGCAGACACTCCTACCGGCCTGATCGAAGCATCAGTGGCGCAGTGGTTCTGGCTGCAGGACGCCTTCCCGGACAAGGACCAGTGGAACGGCATCCATGAGGCACTCATCCGGCAGTGGCAGAAGCTGCAGTTCCGCACGGGAATGAGCACCCTGCACGTGGCCCATTCGGAGGCAGAGGAGTCCGGTGAGGACTGGATGACTGCGGCCTACATGCGGGACGTGGCGAGCCAGGGCGGATGGACCACCATCGGCATCAACATGTCGGACATTGGCTGGGACCCGAACCTCAACCGCTTCGTGGACCTGGACAACTTCATGATCAGCACCATCTTCAAGTTGTATCCGTGGGAACTGATGATGAAGGAACCCTTCGGGCATCGCCTGCTGACCCGCGCCCATAACCCGCGATGGATCGAGCCGGCCTGGAAGATGCTGCTCTCCAACAAGGCCCTTCTGGCGGCCCTGTGGCATCTCTACCCCGGTCACGAGAACCTCCTTCCGGCCTACCTGGGCGGTCCCGGTCCACTCAAGGAGTGGGTGGCAAAGCCCCTGCACGGCCGCGAAGGCGACAACATCAAGATCCACGCGCCCGGCATCGACATTGCGCAGGACGGCGGTTACGGACGCGAGGGCTGGTGCTACCAGCAGTACCACCAACTCCCTGACTTTGACGGAAACCATCCAGTGCTGGGTCTTTGGGTAGTGGATGGCGAGTCCGTGGGGTGCGGTATCCGTGAATCGGACGGACCCATCACGGACTACTTCTGCCGTTTTGTCCCCAACACCATCGACGCACCCGCACCCCAGGGCGCCCCTCCGACTTCCCCTTATGGAGCCGTACTATGA
- a CDS encoding APC family permease, which translates to MSTETSTPGGSTGGNGTAVVPSKGLRAGILDLGDSVMLGLASTAPVYSLAATLGLIVAVNGNYTPLILVLGFIPVLFIAYAFRELNSALPDCGTTFIWARKAFGPWAGWLGGWGVALAGVVVLANLAQVAGSYLWMLVGDGSLAGNKWLVTATGVLFIAFMTFVNHRGIRLGEHVQRTLTYIQYISLGIFAVAIIVRVAGGAPEGQAFTFEWFNPVGAFNDPGAVVHGVLLALFIYWGWDTCLALNEETENPTKTPGRGAVISALVLMAIYVSVALLVMMYATIGTDGIGLGNEANQDDVFLAMKDVVLGPWGWLIVLAVLASVLSSTQTTILPTARGTLSMGVHGALPARFGTVHERFQTPGFSTLVMGIAAAAYYVAMSFLSEDLLADSISAISLFIAFYYALTGFACVWFFRATLRDSARNLWFRGIFPFLGGVTLTVAFFVSAVQMWDSAYGDTQIFGIGGAFVSGVLLLALGVVLAVVCRFAPSTRGYFTKEHADMGIVRGE; encoded by the coding sequence ATGAGCACAGAAACCTCGACGCCGGGTGGCAGCACGGGCGGCAACGGCACCGCCGTCGTCCCGTCCAAAGGCCTGCGGGCAGGAATCCTGGACCTGGGCGACTCCGTCATGCTGGGCCTGGCCTCCACAGCGCCCGTCTATTCGCTGGCCGCGACCCTGGGCCTGATCGTCGCCGTCAACGGTAACTACACCCCGCTGATCCTGGTCCTGGGATTCATCCCTGTCCTGTTCATCGCCTATGCCTTCCGCGAGCTGAACAGTGCGTTGCCCGACTGCGGCACCACCTTCATTTGGGCGCGAAAGGCATTTGGTCCGTGGGCCGGATGGCTGGGCGGCTGGGGCGTTGCCTTGGCCGGCGTCGTTGTCCTGGCCAACCTTGCCCAAGTAGCGGGGTCCTACCTTTGGATGTTGGTGGGCGACGGTTCCCTGGCCGGCAACAAATGGCTGGTAACCGCCACGGGGGTTCTTTTCATCGCCTTCATGACGTTCGTGAACCACCGCGGCATCCGCCTCGGCGAGCACGTGCAAAGGACCCTGACCTACATCCAGTACATTTCGCTGGGCATTTTCGCGGTGGCGATCATCGTCCGGGTGGCCGGCGGAGCGCCGGAAGGCCAGGCATTCACCTTTGAGTGGTTCAACCCGGTGGGCGCGTTCAATGATCCCGGTGCCGTGGTCCACGGCGTCCTGCTGGCCCTGTTCATCTACTGGGGCTGGGATACGTGCCTGGCTTTGAATGAGGAAACGGAGAATCCGACCAAGACTCCCGGGCGCGGTGCAGTGATCTCGGCCCTGGTCCTGATGGCCATCTACGTCTCCGTGGCGCTGCTGGTGATGATGTACGCGACCATCGGCACGGACGGGATCGGGCTGGGCAACGAGGCCAACCAGGATGACGTCTTCCTGGCCATGAAGGACGTTGTGCTGGGTCCGTGGGGTTGGCTGATCGTGCTGGCTGTCCTTGCGTCGGTTCTCTCTTCAACGCAGACCACCATCCTTCCCACGGCCCGCGGAACGCTGTCCATGGGTGTCCACGGCGCCCTCCCCGCCCGGTTCGGCACAGTGCACGAACGCTTCCAGACCCCCGGCTTCTCCACCTTGGTCATGGGAATCGCGGCCGCGGCCTACTACGTGGCCATGAGTTTCCTGAGCGAAGACCTGCTGGCCGACTCCATCAGTGCCATCAGCCTCTTCATCGCTTTCTACTACGCCCTGACCGGGTTCGCGTGCGTGTGGTTCTTCCGTGCCACCCTGCGGGACTCGGCCCGCAACCTCTGGTTCCGCGGGATCTTCCCGTTCCTTGGCGGCGTAACGCTGACGGTTGCGTTCTTCGTCTCCGCCGTCCAGATGTGGGATTCGGCCTACGGGGACACGCAGATCTTCGGCATTGGCGGCGCGTTTGTGAGCGGTGTGCTGCTGTTGGCCCTCGGCGTGGTCCTGGCTGTAGTGTGCCGCTTCGCTCCCTCCACACGCGGCTACTTCACCAAGGAGCACGCCGATATGGGGATTGTCCGCGGGGAGTAA
- a CDS encoding TetR/AcrR family transcriptional regulator encodes MTTKDGNRAGRRGPYAKSEARRRAILDAAHAVFASRGYRGGSLQDVADQAGMSQTSLLHYFPSKSDLLMAVLARRDEITEKANPADMAEGLAEVVFRTAKYNEDIPGVIELYTVLCAESLTEGHPGREYFADRFDRLRQSYARRFTELQSEGKLRPGVDPQQAATSLVGLWDGLQTQWLLAPDEVDVAGSLRGFFDLVTLP; translated from the coding sequence ATGACCACCAAGGACGGCAACCGTGCGGGACGACGCGGCCCCTATGCCAAATCGGAAGCGCGGCGGCGCGCAATTCTGGATGCTGCCCACGCGGTTTTTGCCTCCCGCGGTTACCGGGGAGGGTCGCTGCAGGACGTCGCAGACCAAGCGGGGATGAGCCAGACCAGTTTGCTGCACTATTTCCCGTCGAAGAGCGACCTGCTCATGGCCGTGTTGGCCCGCCGCGACGAGATTACGGAGAAAGCCAACCCGGCGGACATGGCCGAAGGCCTCGCCGAAGTGGTCTTCAGGACCGCCAAGTACAACGAGGACATTCCGGGGGTCATCGAGCTCTATACGGTGCTGTGCGCAGAGTCCCTGACAGAAGGCCACCCGGGCCGGGAGTACTTCGCTGACCGTTTTGACCGGCTTCGGCAAAGCTATGCGAGGCGGTTTACGGAACTCCAGTCCGAAGGGAAGCTGCGGCCCGGCGTCGATCCGCAGCAGGCAGCCACGTCACTGGTAGGCCTCTGGGATGGCCTGCAAACGCAGTGGTTGCTGGCTCCGGACGAGGTTGACGTGGCCGGGAGCCTCCGCGGCTTCTTCGACCTGGTGACGCTGCCATAG
- a CDS encoding extracellular solute-binding protein — MTLLTRRQLLGTGLGAAAMGLMAGCATPGTQSVNSAATIPPANGPVKLTYWAWLKDFQKVADIWNAQNRGIQVEVVWIPGGNSGGYQKLYSALAAGGGPDLAQVELRSIPEFLLVNGLVDLSRYGAQDHAHLYDKTLWNQVSYAGGVYGIPQDSGPMALFYQPAVLEAAGGALPRSWDDWAGIGKELRAKDVYIDCFPISDASPFASCAAQAGAVWLRPETDGWVINMTDEATLNTARFFDRAIDDDIVNTAYGAFSPAWFAAAAKGNIASTVTGSWGDALIEGVSGASGKWRVAPMPTWGGDGYGSSYLGGSTAAVLANSKHPKEALEFAVWLTTSKEGIDAEIKNSGIGWSPNPEFIGTDRQKPSAFFGGQRYNEEVFVPATRQQNTEWSWWPVTQQSFNILSDGFREKAFGTSLVDSVVAAEQQIITVFKNKGLTIRKEAA; from the coding sequence ATGACCCTTCTCACGCGAAGACAACTGCTGGGCACCGGCCTCGGGGCTGCCGCCATGGGGCTGATGGCAGGCTGCGCTACCCCCGGCACACAGTCCGTCAACTCAGCGGCCACCATCCCGCCCGCGAACGGACCGGTGAAGCTCACCTACTGGGCCTGGCTCAAGGACTTTCAGAAGGTCGCGGACATTTGGAATGCGCAGAACCGCGGGATACAGGTGGAGGTGGTCTGGATTCCCGGCGGAAACTCGGGTGGATACCAAAAGCTGTACTCAGCGCTTGCCGCAGGCGGCGGCCCCGACTTGGCGCAGGTGGAACTGCGGTCCATTCCTGAGTTCCTCCTGGTGAACGGACTCGTGGATCTGTCCCGCTATGGCGCGCAGGACCACGCGCATCTTTACGACAAGACCCTCTGGAACCAGGTCAGCTATGCCGGCGGCGTCTACGGCATTCCCCAGGACTCCGGCCCCATGGCCTTGTTCTACCAGCCTGCTGTGCTGGAAGCCGCCGGCGGGGCCCTGCCAAGAAGCTGGGACGACTGGGCAGGGATCGGCAAGGAGCTCCGGGCCAAGGATGTCTACATTGACTGCTTCCCGATCAGCGACGCCTCACCGTTCGCTTCCTGTGCAGCACAGGCCGGGGCCGTCTGGCTGCGGCCGGAAACAGACGGCTGGGTCATCAACATGACCGATGAGGCCACCCTCAACACTGCCCGCTTTTTCGACAGGGCCATCGACGACGACATCGTCAACACGGCCTACGGCGCCTTTTCGCCGGCATGGTTTGCCGCGGCAGCCAAAGGAAACATCGCCTCCACAGTCACCGGAAGCTGGGGAGACGCCCTCATTGAGGGGGTCAGCGGAGCGTCCGGAAAATGGCGGGTGGCCCCCATGCCCACATGGGGCGGCGACGGATACGGGTCGAGCTACCTCGGGGGTTCCACGGCGGCAGTCCTGGCCAACAGCAAGCACCCCAAGGAAGCCCTTGAATTCGCGGTATGGCTCACCACGTCCAAAGAAGGAATCGACGCCGAGATCAAGAACAGCGGCATCGGGTGGTCACCGAACCCGGAGTTCATCGGAACTGATCGACAAAAGCCTTCGGCCTTCTTCGGCGGCCAGCGGTACAACGAGGAAGTCTTCGTACCGGCCACCCGGCAGCAGAACACCGAATGGTCCTGGTGGCCGGTCACCCAGCAGTCCTTCAACATCCTCAGCGACGGATTCCGCGAGAAGGCGTTCGGAACCAGCCTGGTGGATTCAGTAGTTGCCGCCGAACAGCAGATCATCACGGTCTTCAAGAACAAAGGCCTCACCATCCGGAAGGAAGCGGCATGA
- a CDS encoding carbohydrate ABC transporter permease encodes MTTTRTAPTAERRGTDRSRNGRNGAAARAPWLLLAPFLALFALTFVLPILAAIGSSFTKVTRSGLFGEAGVTSGFAGFSNYALALGDGAFIASIGRMLLFGVVQVPVMIVLCTFLALLLESASARWPGFFRAAYFLPYGVPGVIATILWSFLYVPGLSPLFDAAKLVGITPDFLGANSVLWSIANIVTWSYTGYNMLIIVAQLKAIPGELYEAAKVDGASSWRVARSIQLPLIRPALVLTTVFSIIGTLQLFAEAQILKTVAPAIDSQYTPNLSAYTTAFAYNDYNVAAAQSVIIAVAAFTLSFAFLAFTNRKSS; translated from the coding sequence ATGACGACCACCCGTACTGCCCCCACAGCCGAACGCAGAGGGACAGACAGGTCCCGGAACGGTCGGAACGGCGCGGCGGCCAGGGCACCTTGGCTCCTCCTGGCTCCCTTCCTGGCTCTCTTTGCCCTGACTTTCGTACTGCCCATCCTGGCCGCCATCGGCTCAAGCTTTACCAAGGTCACCCGCAGCGGCCTCTTCGGCGAAGCCGGTGTCACCAGCGGGTTCGCAGGGTTCTCGAACTATGCCCTGGCATTGGGCGATGGCGCTTTCATAGCCTCAATTGGCCGCATGCTGCTCTTCGGCGTCGTCCAGGTGCCGGTGATGATCGTCCTCTGCACCTTCCTGGCTTTGCTGCTCGAATCCGCGTCAGCCCGCTGGCCCGGTTTCTTCCGCGCGGCCTACTTCCTGCCCTATGGCGTTCCCGGCGTCATTGCCACCATCCTCTGGTCCTTCCTCTACGTCCCGGGACTCAGCCCCCTGTTCGATGCCGCAAAGCTCGTTGGCATAACCCCGGATTTCCTCGGTGCCAACAGCGTCCTGTGGTCCATCGCAAACATCGTCACCTGGAGCTACACCGGGTACAACATGCTGATCATCGTGGCCCAATTGAAGGCGATCCCCGGTGAGCTCTACGAGGCGGCAAAAGTGGACGGTGCTTCCAGTTGGCGGGTCGCGCGGAGCATCCAGCTTCCCCTGATCCGCCCCGCACTGGTCCTGACCACCGTTTTTTCCATCATCGGTACCCTCCAGCTGTTCGCCGAGGCCCAAATCCTGAAAACAGTCGCGCCGGCAATTGACAGCCAATACACACCCAACTTGAGCGCCTACACCACCGCGTTCGCCTACAACGACTACAACGTCGCCGCAGCGCAGTCCGTCATCATCGCAGTCGCGGCCTTTACCTTGTCCTTCGCCTTCCTCGCATTCACGAACAGGAAGTCCTCATGA
- a CDS encoding carbohydrate ABC transporter permease — protein MTTATTSKTPSAPPRQAAKQPATGTDRTAGRRRSSTIIVTAILVVAALYFLIPVYWVFVASTKSTADLFSTNGFWFAPTFALTENLFKVLSYDGGIFGRWFLNSAIYAGVGALLATYFAAAGGYALAKYQFRGRNLVFGTILGGVLVPGTATALPLFLLFSQMGLANTYWSVLLPSLVSPFGLFLCRIYAEATVDTALIEAARIDGAGELRIFHTIGLKVLTPALVTVFLFQLVGIWNNYFLPLVMLSDSELYPITLGLNNWLSQVDRLPEFYELTTGGVLLSIIPLSIAMVVLQRFWRGGLTEGAVK, from the coding sequence ATGACCACAGCAACCACCAGCAAAACACCGTCGGCACCGCCACGGCAGGCGGCCAAGCAGCCGGCGACCGGCACAGACCGCACGGCAGGCCGCCGTCGTTCCTCCACCATCATCGTCACGGCGATCCTGGTAGTGGCCGCCCTGTACTTCCTGATCCCCGTGTACTGGGTGTTCGTAGCGTCCACCAAGTCCACCGCAGACCTCTTCTCCACCAACGGATTCTGGTTCGCCCCCACCTTCGCGCTGACCGAAAACCTCTTCAAAGTCCTCAGCTATGACGGCGGAATCTTTGGCCGGTGGTTCCTGAACTCGGCCATCTACGCCGGAGTGGGCGCGCTCCTGGCCACCTACTTCGCCGCGGCGGGCGGCTACGCCCTGGCCAAGTACCAATTCCGCGGGCGGAACCTGGTGTTCGGCACCATCCTTGGCGGAGTCCTGGTACCCGGAACGGCGACTGCCCTGCCGCTGTTCCTGCTCTTCAGCCAAATGGGCCTGGCCAACACGTACTGGAGTGTCCTGCTGCCCTCCCTGGTCTCACCGTTTGGCCTTTTCCTGTGCCGGATCTACGCCGAAGCCACCGTGGACACGGCACTGATCGAGGCGGCCAGGATCGATGGGGCAGGTGAGCTGCGGATCTTCCATACGATCGGCCTCAAAGTACTGACTCCGGCTTTGGTCACTGTCTTCCTGTTCCAGCTGGTAGGCATCTGGAACAACTACTTCCTGCCACTGGTCATGTTGTCCGATTCCGAGCTGTATCCCATCACGCTCGGCCTGAACAACTGGCTCAGCCAGGTGGACCGCCTGCCCGAATTCTACGAACTGACCACCGGCGGGGTGCTGCTGTCCATCATCCCGCTCAGCATCGCAATGGTTGTCCTGCAGCGCTTCTGGCGCGGCGGGCTGACAGAAGGAGCCGTCAAGTAA
- a CDS encoding glycoside hydrolase family 2 TIM barrel-domain containing protein, whose protein sequence is MTHSPVAGYVTDTGPGSGRRVPARSWLHTDAPTLPLNGQWRFRLLPGAPGTPGGRGVLPQGEDQEGVAAEELDDSTWDKIAVPAHWVLEGDGRYGRPIYTNVQFPFPIDPPFVPDANPTGDYRRSFEIPEDWNDAQSIILRFDGVESRYKVWMNGTEIGVGTGSRLAQEFDVTEAVRAGTNLIAVRVHQWSAASYVEDQDQWWMPGIFRDVTLQARPHGGIDDVWLRTGYRADSGGTIDPEIVAASEAFPIRLSVPELDVDVLWDSPADVAPVVIAAVEPWSAEVPRLYSATVSSGAETVSLRLGFRTVEIRGDRFLVNGRRVVFHGVNRHETHPDRGRVFDEAFAREDLAMMKRFNVNAIRTSHYPPHPRLLDLADELGFWVVLECDLETHGFEAQGWAGNPSDDPAWREALADRMERTVERDKNHASIIMWSLGNESGTGSNLAAMSAWTHARDTSRPVHYEGDYTGAYTDVYSRMYSSVPETESIGRDDAGSLLLGCSAAESAGQRTKPFILCEYVHAMGNGPGAIDQYEDLVDRYPRLHGGFVWEWRDHGIRTRAADGTEFFAYGGDFGEVVHDGNFVMDGMVLSDSTPSPGLFEYKQIVAPLRLGFSPEKHDGGPGRVLTLANVRHSADASDVVIRWRCETDGKLTSSGEFDVVSATGTPLAPGESARFDLPEPISAGEGEQWFTAEVVLRKDTEWAEAGHVISAAQVELGGTFKRPSTPRPLPAASLSAAAAAGSFSVGPARFDHGSLVELAGLAVSGPRLELWRAPTDNDAGAGRGSYDLADPWSGNGNGVPAPSMEAMWRAEGLDRLVGRVESVSAGKDCVQVRTKYAAANSAHWVSVAEEWQLADDGLWLRLDIEPSSGWDLVWPRVGVRFDLPGTVDGAAWFGAGPRESYPDSLHSALVGSYRAGIEELSVAYAKPQETGHRSAVRRLELQQSGSPWLELEAVADSRGRLPGFTLSRHTAQQVSAAAHPHELPAGEESYLYLDAAQHGLGSRACGPDVWPDFMLRPEARTLVFRISEASR, encoded by the coding sequence ATGACCCATTCCCCAGTAGCCGGCTACGTCACGGATACCGGCCCCGGATCCGGTCGTCGAGTGCCGGCCCGCTCGTGGCTGCATACCGACGCACCAACATTGCCACTGAACGGGCAGTGGCGTTTCCGCCTTCTGCCCGGGGCTCCGGGTACCCCGGGCGGCAGGGGTGTCCTTCCGCAGGGCGAGGACCAGGAAGGCGTAGCAGCCGAAGAGCTGGACGATTCAACGTGGGACAAGATCGCGGTTCCCGCGCACTGGGTCCTGGAAGGCGATGGCCGGTACGGACGGCCCATCTACACGAACGTGCAGTTCCCCTTCCCCATCGATCCGCCGTTCGTTCCTGACGCGAATCCCACAGGCGACTACCGGAGGTCCTTTGAGATCCCCGAGGACTGGAACGATGCCCAAAGCATTATCCTTCGCTTCGATGGCGTCGAGTCCCGCTACAAAGTGTGGATGAACGGGACGGAGATCGGTGTAGGCACCGGAAGCCGGCTTGCGCAGGAATTCGACGTCACCGAGGCGGTGCGCGCGGGGACCAACCTGATCGCCGTCCGGGTCCACCAGTGGTCGGCAGCAAGCTACGTGGAGGACCAGGACCAATGGTGGATGCCGGGCATTTTCCGGGATGTCACACTGCAGGCGAGGCCCCACGGCGGCATCGACGACGTCTGGCTCCGCACCGGTTACCGGGCGGACAGCGGGGGAACAATCGACCCGGAAATCGTCGCTGCCAGTGAGGCTTTCCCGATCCGCCTGAGCGTGCCTGAGCTGGACGTCGATGTCCTGTGGGACTCCCCGGCCGACGTCGCCCCTGTGGTGATCGCCGCCGTCGAACCCTGGTCGGCAGAGGTGCCGCGGCTCTATTCGGCCACCGTCAGCAGCGGGGCGGAGACGGTTTCCCTCCGTTTGGGTTTCCGCACGGTGGAGATCCGCGGCGACCGTTTCCTGGTCAACGGCCGCCGGGTGGTGTTCCACGGGGTGAACCGCCACGAGACCCATCCGGACAGGGGCCGGGTGTTCGATGAGGCGTTCGCCCGCGAGGACCTGGCCATGATGAAGCGGTTCAACGTCAACGCCATCCGTACCAGCCACTACCCGCCCCATCCGCGCCTCCTGGATCTTGCGGATGAGTTGGGTTTTTGGGTGGTCCTGGAGTGTGATCTTGAAACGCACGGCTTTGAAGCGCAGGGCTGGGCAGGTAATCCCAGTGACGATCCCGCGTGGCGCGAAGCCCTTGCGGACAGGATGGAGCGCACGGTTGAGCGGGACAAGAACCACGCCTCGATCATCATGTGGTCCTTGGGGAACGAGTCCGGCACCGGCTCCAACCTCGCAGCCATGTCCGCGTGGACCCATGCCCGGGACACCAGCCGGCCGGTCCACTATGAGGGTGACTACACCGGCGCTTACACGGACGTCTACTCGCGGATGTACTCATCCGTTCCGGAGACCGAATCCATTGGCCGGGACGACGCCGGGTCCCTGTTGCTGGGATGTTCCGCCGCCGAGTCCGCCGGCCAGCGCACCAAGCCTTTCATCCTGTGCGAATACGTCCACGCCATGGGCAACGGCCCCGGCGCGATCGACCAGTACGAGGACCTGGTGGACCGGTATCCGCGTTTGCACGGCGGCTTCGTCTGGGAGTGGCGGGATCATGGAATCCGCACCCGGGCAGCCGACGGAACGGAGTTTTTCGCCTACGGCGGCGATTTCGGCGAGGTGGTCCACGACGGCAACTTCGTGATGGACGGAATGGTCCTGTCCGATTCCACGCCCAGCCCGGGGCTCTTCGAGTACAAGCAGATTGTGGCTCCCCTCCGTTTGGGCTTCTCCCCGGAAAAGCACGACGGCGGCCCTGGCCGGGTCCTGACGCTCGCCAATGTGCGGCACTCGGCTGACGCGTCCGACGTCGTCATCCGATGGCGGTGTGAGACGGACGGCAAGCTGACCTCCTCGGGCGAGTTCGACGTTGTTTCCGCCACGGGCACCCCGCTGGCACCGGGCGAATCAGCACGCTTTGATCTTCCGGAACCTATCTCCGCGGGCGAGGGAGAACAGTGGTTCACGGCCGAGGTGGTACTGCGCAAGGACACCGAATGGGCCGAGGCCGGGCACGTCATCTCGGCTGCACAGGTGGAACTCGGCGGCACGTTCAAACGTCCGTCCACGCCGCGGCCCCTTCCGGCTGCTTCCCTCTCCGCGGCCGCCGCGGCCGGCAGCTTCTCCGTGGGTCCTGCCCGCTTTGACCATGGCAGCCTGGTTGAACTGGCCGGGCTGGCGGTCTCGGGACCCCGCCTTGAGCTGTGGCGCGCACCGACGGACAACGACGCCGGAGCGGGCCGGGGAAGCTACGACCTCGCAGACCCATGGTCCGGCAACGGCAACGGCGTCCCGGCCCCTTCGATGGAGGCCATGTGGCGTGCGGAAGGCCTGGATCGACTGGTAGGCAGGGTTGAATCCGTATCAGCGGGCAAGGACTGCGTCCAGGTCCGGACCAAGTATGCCGCGGCAAACAGTGCCCACTGGGTGTCCGTTGCCGAAGAGTGGCAACTGGCGGACGACGGTCTCTGGCTGCGCCTCGATATCGAGCCAAGTTCAGGGTGGGATCTGGTGTGGCCCAGGGTGGGAGTCCGGTTCGATCTGCCCGGAACCGTTGACGGTGCCGCCTGGTTCGGGGCAGGACCACGGGAGTCCTACCCTGACAGCCTCCATTCGGCTTTGGTGGGAAGTTACCGTGCGGGCATCGAGGAGTTGTCCGTCGCCTACGCCAAGCCCCAGGAAACAGGCCACCGCTCCGCGGTCCGGCGCCTGGAGCTGCAGCAGTCCGGCTCCCCGTGGCTGGAGCTGGAAGCAGTAGCCGATTCACGCGGCCGCCTGCCGGGCTTCACGTTGTCCCGGCACACGGCCCAGCAGGTCTCGGCAGCCGCCCACCCCCACGAGCTGCCGGCCGGCGAGGAAAGCTACCTCTACCTGGACGCCGCCCAGCACGGGCTCGGCTCGCGGGCCTGCGGACCTGATGTGTGGCCCGATTTCATGCTGCGGCCGGAGGCGAGGACGCTGGTCTTCCGCATCTCGGAGGCGTCCCGCTAG